In one window of Leptospira sp. WS92.C1 DNA:
- a CDS encoding helix-turn-helix transcriptional regulator encodes MKTYRSMAGLTQTELGKKIGGIPRSHISAMESGTRSIGKEIAKKLAELFGVSVDMFL; translated from the coding sequence ATGAAAACATATCGATCTATGGCAGGACTTACTCAAACAGAGCTTGGTAAAAAGATCGGAGGAATTCCGAGATCTCACATTTCGGCAATGGAATCGGGGACTCGTTCCATAGGGAAAGAAATAGCTAAAAAGTTAGCAGAGCTTTTCGGCGTATCTGTAGATATGTTCTTATAA
- a CDS encoding peptidase M23: MELAKQTTSANYDSQISLMKSERDSWITDVYGFHIDGYEGSLENANSQYRAGQAAWSDEIQLFQQVELNWYLSARDVLQAAVGDPTNGEQQFQTNAMAQASSLQTLIGNSESNTSYLYNTAVGLWDSYQYAASGNLIDQAIANQQSQSSWNLQGAALSQSIADSFGRTEAYQTAQANAGLRINRLITSLLGEPAEIVDNAELASLQNGALSAGQASSFWSNGNAAGFDFTGRAADNQSTIDEYSAVRVDVTIASNLQSEMSDQESTFLNKAAEYFEKSERYLSLSATAESEGRFDEASYYMKLSSDQKGIASKLLNKGYNALGDTISAEVDSRGLNFTKSSFLEYKDSLLHKNFKNSTEIAKHIQSEKNSASGILNSGKTYDEIQTMLQAAKNLIVQGNDNHTAIESLLSYSQELAQRDIGGSLLVGLEDLISSLGSQIPKDISNASVTQAVANSQKEMEEKQSGVNELLHHMNSLVTNNNDLQALQALLQGGSQSMNLAANTAIAQYLDETTRKIGKENAERSANLQKELLDSLLNGDQYKYLRDAGYEFRVSGDSISGYRQIQSGDIAIDGNAMKAESYSPVLEFQYITIQTRFDPGNVSTTMLGDLNSTSFSANLVQNVRDSLSSMQEQMEKMFSEFQDKTAELQTLHAYNQQIQEYQENQFKEIKKNVVAAFQGLEPGFQKNFKPAMSGMKEYHTEASRYNFEEGSFGSQSSAMRSAFDGIRNAGGVYNGSRELKGSVNIKGIPVEVSYGMQDLLILSNFELGALDYDFNLKGTGTSFAQEQLTTVNVKYQTYVQDVQQRIEDQAKANDAEKESKGFIFTIMNGMNTGSGSMSERFTQSVQGELQSRVTGAVAEATGLPSSFVGALVGGSSMKDAFQAFQKQTITSEISKATGIPEWVISGQMDKMNQKKEEFYETQEFQMAVSVVAIVAAPFTGGASLAAAMAVNATIGAAQGAAGGGLEGALVGAVGGAVSGYVQSISGGSVNVGLSYSKENGFGASVSVGYGPAAVSVGVSEHGGATVGLGLQYKGLNAGLNYNSKTGSVDGNIGFSTEGGGSLALSYSEGSGVGFNAGLNSSKGIGANVGWSEKDGFGGGLSYGLPGEGKWSGTGANINWTQNGGTNIALTAGAGEKYGADGVSRGVVPGMNNAAKFGSGGTTAGTWSSEGGFQANKNFINDKWAQDYLADAEDRRQDQENHNQHAGADALSALGTRRREDEGSNVAIAHGEADVPNLLDSAFDAVGSAVSGAWGNAKSALGFGPDRVVMMPAMEGGYAENPSDRNLRVGEDAISNHLDKQRSEKPYLQKNELDVSLDPKYHTTLINMELEAGVSGGNLIRNEKTGKLYYRTEGLGADHTLIPTNPNERVKSPWKQTELHTDSSNGVQSGDYHAPKGSAHSVWGPDGGTFKITRIKTLELGGNEIRTETTINGVKIVEDHRHVMNQMPDVAYRAYEKGTPLPYGTPIGYTGITGNMAVSINNDKNSPRYGMLSAPAYHMYTKVDNAETHSGFIKGVTFGPEVRQSQGLPSFDYTSYYKKKLSDLFAGGK; this comes from the coding sequence TTGGAACTGGCAAAACAAACGACTTCCGCCAATTATGATTCTCAAATTTCTCTGATGAAATCGGAGAGAGATTCTTGGATTACGGATGTGTATGGATTTCATATCGACGGATATGAGGGTTCTTTGGAGAACGCAAACAGCCAATACCGTGCGGGTCAAGCGGCTTGGTCGGATGAGATTCAGTTGTTTCAACAGGTGGAATTGAACTGGTATCTTTCTGCGAGAGATGTGTTGCAGGCGGCTGTGGGAGATCCCACAAACGGAGAACAGCAGTTTCAGACGAATGCGATGGCTCAGGCAAGTTCTTTACAGACTTTGATTGGCAATTCGGAATCGAACACGAGTTATCTTTACAACACGGCTGTGGGTCTTTGGGACAGCTATCAATATGCGGCATCGGGGAATTTGATCGATCAGGCGATTGCGAATCAGCAGAGCCAGTCGTCTTGGAATTTGCAAGGGGCTGCTCTTTCTCAGAGCATCGCAGATTCGTTTGGGAGAACGGAGGCGTATCAAACGGCCCAAGCGAATGCGGGGCTCCGGATCAATCGGCTCATAACGTCGCTTTTGGGTGAGCCCGCAGAGATTGTGGACAATGCTGAGCTTGCGAGTTTGCAAAACGGCGCTTTGTCTGCGGGTCAGGCGAGTTCGTTTTGGTCCAATGGGAATGCGGCCGGTTTTGATTTTACAGGTCGTGCTGCTGACAATCAATCTACGATTGACGAATACAGCGCGGTGCGTGTGGACGTAACGATCGCGAGCAACTTGCAGTCGGAGATGAGCGATCAGGAATCGACATTTTTGAACAAGGCAGCGGAATATTTTGAAAAATCGGAACGTTATTTGAGCTTGTCTGCGACCGCGGAGTCCGAAGGCAGGTTTGACGAAGCCTCTTACTATATGAAACTTTCCTCGGACCAGAAGGGAATCGCTTCTAAACTTTTGAACAAGGGTTACAACGCGCTCGGTGATACGATCAGCGCCGAGGTGGATTCGCGTGGATTGAATTTTACGAAAAGTTCGTTTTTGGAATACAAGGATTCTCTGTTACACAAGAACTTTAAAAATTCGACAGAGATTGCAAAACACATTCAATCGGAGAAGAATTCCGCAAGTGGGATTTTGAATTCTGGAAAAACATACGACGAAATTCAGACGATGCTGCAAGCGGCGAAGAATTTGATCGTTCAGGGAAATGACAATCATACTGCGATCGAGAGCCTTCTTTCGTATTCGCAAGAGTTAGCGCAGAGAGATATCGGCGGCAGTCTCTTGGTTGGTTTGGAAGATTTGATTTCTTCTTTGGGATCACAGATTCCAAAGGACATCAGCAATGCTTCCGTGACACAGGCGGTAGCAAATTCCCAAAAAGAAATGGAAGAAAAACAGTCAGGAGTGAACGAGCTCTTGCATCATATGAACTCGCTTGTGACAAACAACAACGACTTGCAAGCATTGCAGGCACTGTTGCAAGGGGGAAGCCAGTCGATGAACTTGGCGGCGAATACAGCGATCGCTCAGTATTTGGATGAAACGACTCGGAAGATTGGGAAAGAAAACGCAGAGCGAAGTGCAAACCTGCAAAAGGAATTGTTGGATTCTCTTTTAAACGGGGATCAGTACAAATATCTTCGAGATGCTGGATACGAATTTCGAGTGAGCGGGGACAGCATTTCCGGTTACAGACAAATTCAGAGCGGAGACATCGCGATCGACGGAAACGCGATGAAAGCGGAAAGTTATTCGCCGGTTTTAGAATTTCAATACATTACAATTCAAACAAGATTTGATCCTGGGAACGTGAGCACGACGATGCTGGGAGATTTGAACAGCACGAGCTTTAGCGCGAACTTAGTTCAGAACGTGAGAGATTCTCTGTCGTCGATGCAAGAGCAGATGGAGAAGATGTTCTCGGAGTTTCAGGACAAGACCGCGGAACTCCAAACATTACACGCATACAATCAACAGATCCAAGAATATCAGGAAAATCAGTTTAAGGAAATCAAGAAGAATGTAGTTGCAGCCTTTCAAGGCTTGGAGCCCGGATTTCAGAAAAATTTCAAACCGGCGATGAGCGGAATGAAGGAATATCATACCGAAGCGTCACGCTACAACTTTGAAGAAGGGAGCTTTGGATCGCAGTCGAGTGCGATGCGAAGCGCGTTTGACGGAATTCGCAACGCAGGCGGAGTGTACAACGGAAGTCGAGAACTGAAAGGTTCTGTGAACATCAAAGGGATTCCGGTCGAGGTCAGCTATGGCATGCAGGATCTCTTGATTCTCTCGAACTTCGAGTTGGGAGCGTTAGACTATGATTTCAACTTGAAGGGAACAGGAACGAGCTTTGCACAAGAGCAACTGACGACGGTCAACGTAAAGTATCAAACGTATGTGCAGGACGTTCAACAGAGAATCGAAGACCAAGCAAAGGCGAATGACGCAGAAAAAGAAAGCAAGGGATTTATCTTTACGATCATGAACGGAATGAACACGGGCTCGGGAAGTATGAGCGAGCGGTTTACTCAGTCCGTGCAAGGAGAACTCCAAAGCAGAGTGACGGGAGCGGTTGCAGAAGCAACGGGACTTCCCTCCTCTTTCGTTGGAGCGCTCGTCGGCGGTTCCAGCATGAAGGATGCGTTCCAGGCGTTTCAAAAACAGACGATCACTTCGGAGATTTCGAAAGCCACCGGGATCCCGGAATGGGTGATCTCTGGACAGATGGACAAGATGAACCAGAAGAAAGAGGAATTCTATGAAACACAAGAATTCCAGATGGCCGTATCCGTAGTCGCGATCGTAGCTGCACCGTTTACGGGGGGCGCGAGCCTCGCAGCCGCGATGGCGGTTAACGCAACGATCGGAGCGGCGCAAGGAGCCGCGGGTGGCGGATTGGAAGGAGCGTTAGTCGGTGCAGTCGGAGGAGCGGTTTCCGGATATGTGCAAAGCATATCTGGAGGATCTGTGAACGTGGGACTGAGTTACTCAAAAGAAAACGGATTTGGAGCGAGCGTTTCGGTTGGCTACGGACCTGCAGCAGTGAGCGTGGGAGTTTCGGAACACGGAGGAGCGACAGTCGGATTGGGATTGCAATACAAGGGACTGAACGCGGGACTGAACTACAACAGTAAAACCGGAAGCGTGGATGGGAACATCGGGTTTAGTACGGAAGGTGGAGGCAGTTTAGCACTCAGCTACAGCGAAGGCAGCGGAGTTGGGTTTAACGCGGGACTGAACAGCTCGAAAGGAATCGGAGCGAACGTTGGTTGGAGTGAGAAAGACGGATTTGGTGGAGGACTTTCGTACGGGTTACCCGGAGAAGGCAAGTGGTCCGGAACGGGAGCCAACATCAACTGGACTCAGAACGGAGGGACGAACATCGCGTTGACCGCAGGAGCCGGAGAGAAATACGGAGCGGATGGAGTTTCTCGTGGTGTTGTACCTGGTATGAACAACGCAGCTAAGTTTGGATCCGGCGGAACGACGGCAGGAACTTGGTCGAGTGAAGGCGGGTTCCAAGCGAACAAGAATTTTATCAACGACAAGTGGGCTCAAGATTACTTAGCGGATGCCGAGGACAGAAGGCAGGATCAAGAAAACCACAATCAACACGCCGGTGCGGATGCGTTATCCGCGCTTGGTACAAGACGGAGAGAGGATGAAGGGTCGAACGTCGCAATTGCTCACGGGGAAGCTGACGTTCCGAACCTCCTCGACAGTGCGTTTGATGCTGTTGGGAGCGCGGTGAGCGGGGCTTGGGGGAATGCGAAGAGCGCGTTGGGTTTTGGTCCTGATCGAGTCGTGATGATGCCTGCGATGGAGGGTGGCTACGCAGAAAATCCATCGGATCGTAACCTGAGAGTTGGTGAGGATGCAATATCAAATCACTTAGACAAACAAAGAAGTGAAAAACCATATTTGCAGAAGAATGAATTAGATGTAAGCCTGGATCCTAAGTATCATACAACTCTAATTAACATGGAATTGGAAGCCGGAGTGAGCGGAGGCAATTTGATCCGAAATGAAAAAACCGGAAAGCTGTATTACAGAACGGAAGGTCTCGGAGCGGATCATACGTTGATCCCAACGAATCCGAATGAAAGAGTAAAATCTCCTTGGAAGCAGACGGAATTGCATACGGATAGCAGCAATGGAGTTCAGTCCGGGGATTATCACGCACCAAAAGGATCGGCGCATTCAGTTTGGGGACCGGACGGTGGAACGTTTAAGATTACACGCATAAAAACATTAGAATTGGGCGGTAATGAAATTCGAACAGAAACTACGATCAATGGAGTAAAGATTGTAGAAGATCACAGACACGTAATGAATCAAATGCCGGACGTAGCGTATAGGGCATATGAAAAAGGAACTCCATTGCCCTACGGAACTCCGATCGGATATACGGGGATCACAGGAAACATGGCCGTATCGATCAACAATGACAAGAACAGCCCAAGATACGGAATGTTGTCTGCTCCAGCCTATCATATGTACACAAAGGTTGATAACGCTGAAACACATTCCGGGTTTATCAAAGGAGTAACTTTTGGTCCGGAGGTGAGACAATCGCAAGGTTTGCCATCTTTTGACTATACAAGCTATTACAAGAAAAAACTATCAGATTTATTTGCAGGAGGAAAGTAA
- a CDS encoding IS256 family transposase produces the protein MSKPKNRAEELLDELIKGKTPEELIGNEGLLKQLTKSLVERAMEGEMTHHLGYEKNASTGNNSGNSRNGKSSKKLKGDFGSIDLEVPRDRNGSFEPQIIQKGQTRFTGFDEKIISMYSRGMTTREISGHLKEIYQVEVSADLISQVTDSVMETVIEWQNRPLDKVYPILIMDALIVKVRDGNHVVNKAFYLALGINLQGTKEILGIWVERTEGAKFWLQILTDLKNRGVEDILIACVDGLKGFPDTIISVFPNAQVQLCIVHMVRNSLKWVSYKQKKELVIDLKAIYKSPSEEIAKKSLDDFSAKWDSQYPMISKSWRSNWESVIPFLAYPPNIRKAIYTTNAIESMNMGLRKIIKNRGSFPTDEAAVKLLYLALNNMSKKWTMPIQDWGKAMNQFSIIFGDRLKLDSF, from the coding sequence ATGAGCAAACCAAAGAATCGAGCTGAAGAACTTCTCGATGAGTTAATCAAAGGTAAGACCCCGGAAGAGCTGATCGGAAACGAAGGACTTTTAAAACAACTCACCAAATCGCTTGTTGAACGAGCGATGGAAGGAGAGATGACACATCACCTTGGATATGAGAAGAACGCCTCGACTGGCAATAACTCAGGCAATTCTCGAAATGGAAAAAGTAGCAAAAAGCTCAAAGGAGACTTTGGCTCTATCGATTTGGAAGTTCCTCGAGATAGGAACGGAAGTTTCGAACCTCAGATCATTCAGAAAGGACAGACACGCTTTACGGGATTCGATGAAAAGATCATCTCGATGTATTCTCGTGGAATGACAACTCGAGAAATTTCCGGACATCTCAAAGAAATCTACCAAGTCGAAGTCTCAGCGGATCTAATTTCTCAAGTAACGGATTCCGTAATGGAAACGGTGATCGAGTGGCAGAACCGCCCCTTGGACAAAGTGTATCCGATTCTCATTATGGATGCGCTGATCGTGAAGGTAAGAGATGGCAATCACGTCGTGAACAAAGCCTTTTATTTGGCTTTAGGAATCAATCTACAGGGCACAAAGGAGATTCTTGGGATCTGGGTAGAAAGAACCGAAGGAGCAAAGTTCTGGCTTCAGATTTTAACCGATTTAAAGAATCGAGGGGTCGAAGATATTTTAATCGCTTGTGTCGACGGACTAAAAGGATTTCCGGATACGATCATATCAGTCTTTCCTAATGCACAAGTTCAGCTTTGTATCGTTCATATGGTGAGGAATTCTTTGAAATGGGTTTCTTACAAACAGAAGAAAGAGTTGGTAATCGACCTAAAGGCCATCTACAAATCTCCATCGGAAGAGATCGCAAAGAAAAGCCTTGATGATTTTTCTGCCAAGTGGGACAGTCAGTATCCGATGATCAGCAAGTCCTGGAGAAGTAATTGGGAATCGGTGATTCCTTTTTTGGCTTACCCACCTAATATTCGTAAGGCGATATACACTACAAACGCTATCGAATCTATGAATATGGGTCTAAGAAAAATAATCAAGAATCGGGGATCCTTTCCTACCGATGAGGCGGCAGTCAAGCTTCTCTATTTAGCGTTGAATAATATGTCTAAAAAATGGACCATGCCGATTCAAGATTGGGGAAAAGCAATGAATCAGTTTTCAATTATTTTCGGAGATCGATTGAAATTAGATTCGTTTTAA
- a CDS encoding IS481 family transposase: MTTAQKIIKNKVGLLKLAETLGNVSKACNVMGYSRDSFYRFQELYEKGGELALQDLSRRKPNPKNRIEPEKEEAVKKMAIDFPAYGQQRASNELKKQGIIVAPATVRSVWVRHDLETFQKRLKALEAFMAQGNSPVLTESQVQALERRKLEKQVEGEIETEHPGYLGCQDTYYVGTIKGVGRIYQQTFIDSYSKVAMAKLYDRKNALVAADMLNDKVIPWFEEEGLRLLRILTDRGTEYCGNREHHEFQLFLALEDIDHSKTKARHPQSNGICERFHRTIQDEFYAIAFRKKVYSSIEDLQKDLDQWIDSYNNERTHQGKYCFGKTPIQTFLDTKELAKNKYLDNLQFS; the protein is encoded by the coding sequence ATGACAACGGCACAAAAAATAATCAAGAACAAGGTAGGTCTTTTGAAGTTAGCAGAGACCTTAGGGAACGTCTCAAAGGCGTGTAACGTTATGGGCTATTCACGGGATAGTTTCTATCGTTTTCAAGAGTTATATGAGAAAGGAGGCGAACTCGCTCTCCAGGATCTGAGTAGACGTAAACCGAATCCTAAAAATCGTATCGAACCTGAAAAAGAAGAAGCGGTAAAAAAAATGGCGATCGACTTTCCTGCTTACGGTCAACAGAGAGCATCGAATGAATTGAAAAAACAAGGAATCATAGTAGCACCTGCGACCGTTCGTAGTGTATGGGTTCGTCACGATCTGGAGACCTTTCAAAAAAGACTGAAGGCTTTAGAGGCGTTCATGGCTCAAGGGAATTCTCCCGTATTAACCGAATCACAAGTGCAGGCATTAGAAAGAAGAAAATTAGAAAAGCAAGTTGAAGGTGAGATAGAAACAGAACACCCAGGATACTTAGGATGTCAAGATACGTATTACGTGGGCACAATCAAAGGCGTAGGAAGGATTTACCAACAGACCTTTATCGATTCCTATTCTAAAGTGGCGATGGCAAAACTTTACGATAGAAAAAATGCTTTAGTAGCAGCCGATATGTTAAACGACAAAGTGATTCCTTGGTTCGAAGAAGAAGGCCTTCGCTTGTTGAGAATTTTAACGGATAGAGGGACCGAGTATTGCGGAAATAGAGAACACCATGAATTTCAGTTGTTCCTTGCTTTGGAAGATATAGACCATTCAAAAACAAAAGCAAGGCATCCTCAATCTAATGGAATTTGTGAAAGATTTCACCGAACCATTCAAGACGAATTTTATGCCATTGCTTTCAGGAAAAAGGTATACAGCTCGATTGAAGATTTGCAAAAAGATTTGGATCAGTGGATCGATTCGTATAATAACGAAAGAACACATCAAGGCAAGTATTGTTTTGGTAAAACTCCGATACAGACTTTTCTTGACACGAAGGAATTAGCTAAGAATAAGTATCTCGACAACTTACAATTTTCGTAA
- a CDS encoding transposase, translating to MSRKSQYDEEFQKNAVDLLLKTSKSLGQLSNDLGVSINTLRNWKKKYLTDEGPFKDALQDKVDRLEKQLAEVTEEREILKKSVAIFLKPRS from the coding sequence ATGTCCCGTAAATCCCAATATGATGAAGAATTTCAAAAGAATGCAGTCGACCTTTTGCTCAAGACAAGTAAGTCCTTAGGCCAACTATCGAATGATTTAGGTGTATCGATAAATACGCTAAGAAATTGGAAGAAGAAATATCTGACGGATGAGGGTCCGTTCAAAGATGCGCTTCAGGACAAAGTAGATCGCCTCGAAAAACAGTTAGCGGAAGTGACGGAGGAGAGGGAGATCCTAAAAAAGTCCGTGGCCATCTTCTTGAAACCCCGCAGTTGA
- a CDS encoding IS3 family transposase, with protein sequence MKYSFIKTNHIPFRLEKMCNVLDVSKSGYYSWLKRPESGRSKANRELDKNIQRLYGENEGRAGYLRIHQDLRAESNLVSKNRVYKRMHVMGLKAVRKRSFHPVTTNSKHKLPVAQNLLNQDFKTFSLNKIWLSDITYIPIAGRWSYLFAIKDLYNREIIGWELAPTLEARHLLHAFEKALMRRRSPKAVIFHSDRGVQYASEDFRKALSKNEFIQSMSRKGNCYDNAPMESFFKTLKVEEVYRRKFNTIKDAKYFLFDYIERYYNRRRRHSALGYLSPVEFREQITV encoded by the coding sequence TTGAAGTATTCGTTTATTAAAACGAATCACATTCCTTTTCGACTTGAGAAGATGTGCAACGTTCTTGATGTATCGAAGAGTGGGTATTACAGCTGGCTGAAAAGACCAGAAAGCGGGAGGTCTAAAGCCAATCGCGAATTGGATAAAAACATCCAGCGACTTTATGGGGAGAATGAAGGCAGAGCCGGTTATTTACGAATTCATCAGGACCTGCGAGCAGAATCGAATCTCGTTTCAAAGAACCGAGTTTACAAGAGAATGCATGTAATGGGCTTAAAGGCCGTTCGGAAACGTTCTTTTCATCCTGTAACCACCAATTCTAAGCATAAACTCCCAGTAGCTCAAAATCTTTTGAATCAGGATTTTAAGACATTCTCCTTAAATAAGATTTGGCTCTCGGATATCACCTACATACCTATTGCCGGAAGATGGTCCTATCTCTTTGCAATCAAGGATCTCTACAATCGAGAAATCATCGGTTGGGAGTTAGCGCCTACCCTTGAGGCAAGGCATCTTCTTCATGCATTCGAAAAGGCTTTAATGCGGAGGAGATCCCCGAAAGCAGTTATATTCCACTCGGATAGAGGAGTCCAATATGCCAGCGAAGATTTTAGAAAAGCTTTAAGTAAAAATGAGTTCATCCAAAGCATGAGCAGGAAAGGTAACTGCTACGACAATGCTCCGATGGAATCTTTCTTTAAAACTCTAAAGGTAGAAGAAGTTTACAGAAGGAAATTCAACACTATTAAGGATGCGAAATATTTTCTGTTTGACTATATCGAAAGATACTACAACAGAAGGAGAAGACACTCGGCTTTAGGCTATCTTAGCCCTGTCGAGTTCAGAGAACAAATTACTGTATGA
- a CDS encoding toxin-antitoxin system, toxin component, MazF family protein: MAITSQIREPLLIGEAILQDWEKAGLAKPSLLKPLIATIEQNQITKLLGSLSVIDKGNLQRVIHSILEYAVE; this comes from the coding sequence ATGGCTATCACAAGTCAGATTCGCGAGCCACTTTTGATTGGAGAGGCAATTCTACAAGATTGGGAAAAAGCAGGACTGGCCAAGCCCTCTCTATTAAAACCGCTGATCGCTACGATCGAGCAAAATCAAATCACTAAGCTTTTAGGCAGTTTATCTGTAATTGACAAAGGAAATTTACAACGAGTCATTCACTCGATTTTGGAATATGCCGTAGAATAA
- a CDS encoding phosphoribosyl-AMP cyclohydrolase, translated as MSSRKITVIRAQSPGREISSLTRILEEDLPELRKHLPEGVHEEVDCDEDTVLFLHSSFFPLDFFKMRDLLPLQETELIPVVAIDPEGQILMQAFGNEESQRLSLETGFAHYFSRSRNQLWKKGDTSGHTQKILRILSPEDCSFLVYQVKQEVAACHEGYYSCFFRERMPGGEWQVLPIPRNFLPETT; from the coding sequence ATGAGTTCCCGCAAAATTACAGTAATTCGCGCTCAAAGTCCAGGCAGGGAGATTTCTTCCCTGACTCGAATTTTGGAAGAAGACCTGCCCGAGTTGAGAAAACATCTTCCCGAAGGAGTTCATGAAGAAGTGGATTGCGACGAAGACACCGTTTTGTTTCTTCATTCGAGCTTTTTTCCTTTGGACTTTTTTAAAATGCGGGATCTCCTTCCTCTTCAGGAAACGGAGTTGATTCCTGTGGTTGCGATCGATCCGGAAGGTCAGATTCTCATGCAGGCGTTTGGGAATGAGGAAAGCCAAAGGCTTTCTTTGGAAACCGGATTTGCACATTACTTCAGTCGTTCCAGAAATCAACTCTGGAAAAAAGGGGATACTTCCGGTCATACCCAAAAAATTCTCAGAATTCTTTCTCCGGAGGATTGTTCTTTTTTGGTCTATCAAGTAAAACAGGAAGTTGCCGCTTGCCACGAAGGTTATTACAGTTGTTTTTTTAGAGAAAGAATGCCTGGGGGAGAATGGCAAGTCCTTCCGATTCCGAGAAATTTTCTTCCAGAAACGACCTAA
- the mltG gene encoding endolytic transglycosylase MltG, producing the protein MNFKKFLILSGLFVGVLLLLAVTAFFVIDELKGGAVGSGQTKLDLLIESGDTPGKIVETLSTHGMIKSSKYFLYLVRFTRSAGKIKQGLYEINDGMDSRKILQVITEGKVKLVNFTIPEGYNNRQIGDLLTSKKLISKRQDLLLAASNPELLREFKIPANSAEGYLFPETYSIPINFPVDKIVRMMIKRFYVRIAKIDKAKDLSPAELHKYVILSSVVEREAKRNEERPLMAGVFNNRLKRDMPLESCATIQYLFDKPHSRIFEKDLKIVSPYNTYLNKGFPPGPISNPGFPALEAAFYPKESEYLFFLLKGDGYHYFAKTLKEHLEAKKKYIDVLYD; encoded by the coding sequence ATGAATTTTAAAAAATTTCTGATTCTCTCCGGACTTTTTGTAGGAGTTCTTCTTTTGTTAGCGGTTACCGCTTTTTTTGTAATCGACGAACTCAAAGGTGGGGCGGTAGGTTCCGGACAAACCAAGTTGGATCTTCTGATCGAATCCGGCGATACCCCCGGCAAGATCGTGGAAACTCTTTCCACTCACGGAATGATCAAGTCTTCCAAATACTTTCTTTATTTGGTTCGTTTTACTCGCAGTGCGGGAAAGATCAAACAAGGTCTTTATGAGATCAACGACGGAATGGATTCTCGCAAAATTCTCCAAGTGATCACAGAAGGAAAGGTAAAGCTTGTAAACTTTACAATTCCGGAAGGATATAACAATCGTCAGATAGGAGATCTTCTTACTTCGAAAAAACTTATTTCCAAACGTCAGGATCTTTTGCTCGCGGCAAGCAATCCGGAACTTTTAAGAGAATTTAAGATTCCCGCAAATTCCGCGGAAGGATATTTGTTTCCGGAGACATACAGCATTCCCATCAACTTTCCGGTGGATAAGATCGTTCGGATGATGATCAAGCGGTTTTATGTTCGGATCGCAAAGATTGATAAGGCGAAAGATCTTTCTCCCGCGGAACTTCATAAATATGTAATTCTTTCGTCCGTCGTGGAGCGCGAAGCAAAGAGAAACGAAGAAAGACCTTTGATGGCCGGGGTTTTTAATAATCGTCTCAAACGCGATATGCCTTTGGAATCTTGTGCTACAATTCAATATCTTTTTGACAAACCTCACAGTCGAATTTTTGAAAAAGATCTGAAAATTGTTTCTCCATACAATACATATCTGAACAAAGGATTTCCGCCAGGGCCGATTTCCAATCCCGGTTTTCCTGCTTTAGAGGCTGCTTTTTATCCAAAAGAATCGGAATATCTGTTTTTCCTGTTGAAAGGGGACGGATATCATTACTTTGCAAAAACTCTTAAGGAACACTTGGAAGCGAAGAAAAAATATATAGACGTCCTTTACGACTGA
- a CDS encoding endoflagellar protein yields the protein MIKSLNRILHFFIYSTILFFLLATYVSCNSLTTKRVLKNPISFTKITEAREFLERLEIYLKTILDLIQRNRMLAVQSANGVYMEEDVLFQEILKEICRIRESAHFKNEMLFETEGPPSRNMSLQIDAHSSAIRFPLPELAPEKIGISSCDSKNFKSKINVKTPDFAIQSLNIIDKALSIVSFELYRVGVLSERLDHSQRLQESLDRSEQKSKQNSKLKPR from the coding sequence ATGATAAAAAGTTTGAATCGAATTCTTCATTTTTTTATTTACTCGACTATCTTGTTTTTTCTTTTGGCAACGTATGTTTCGTGTAATTCTCTTACAACAAAACGCGTTTTAAAAAATCCGATTTCGTTTACTAAAATTACGGAAGCGCGTGAGTTTCTGGAAAGGTTAGAAATCTATCTTAAGACGATCCTCGATCTGATTCAAAGAAATCGGATGCTTGCGGTCCAAAGTGCAAACGGGGTTTATATGGAAGAAGATGTGTTGTTTCAAGAAATACTCAAAGAAATTTGTAGAATTCGCGAAAGCGCTCATTTCAAAAATGAAATGCTGTTTGAAACGGAAGGTCCCCCCTCGAGAAACATGTCTCTGCAAATCGATGCACACAGTTCCGCGATTCGATTTCCGTTACCGGAGTTAGCACCTGAAAAAATCGGCATTTCTTCCTGTGATTCCAAAAATTTCAAAAGTAAGATCAACGTAAAAACACCCGATTTTGCCATTCAATCCCTAAACATTATCGACAAAGCTCTTTCTATCGTTAGTTTTGAACTGTACAGAGTCGGGGTCTTGTCGGAGCGGTTAGATCATAGCCAACGCTTGCAGGAATCGTTAGATCGATCGGAACAAAAATCAAAGCAAAATTCCAAACTAAAACCGCGATGA